A genomic region of Bactrocera dorsalis isolate Fly_Bdor chromosome 3, ASM2337382v1, whole genome shotgun sequence contains the following coding sequences:
- the LOC105225512 gene encoding ejaculatory bulb-specific protein 3 translates to MKLFILAGVLALAYFTTAEDKYTTKYDNIDVDEILKSDRLFNNYFKCLIETGKCTPEGRELKKTLPDALKTECSKCSEKQKQNTDKVIRYVIDNKPDEWKQLQAKYDPEGIYAAKYKKEAEKQGITI, encoded by the coding sequence atgaaactcTTTATATTGGCCGGCGTTTTAGCTTTAGCTTATTTCACCACTGCCGAAGATAAATACACAACTAAATATGACAATATTGACGTTGATGAAATATTAAAGTCAGATCGtttattcaataattattttaaatgtttgattgAAACGGGCAAGTGTACACCAGAGGGACGAGAACTAAAGAAGACGCTTCCAGATGCACTGAAAACTGAATGTAGCAAATGTAGtgaaaaacagaaacaaaatacCGACAAAGTTATACGTTATGTCATTGATAACAAACCCGATGAATGGAAACAACTGCAAGCTAAGTATGACCCTGAGGGTATATATGCAGCCAAATATAAGAAAGAAGCGGAGAAACAAGGCATCACAATTTAA